One Oncorhynchus kisutch isolate 150728-3 unplaced genomic scaffold, Okis_V2 scaffold4049, whole genome shotgun sequence genomic window carries:
- the LOC109887334 gene encoding dual specificity tyrosine-phosphorylation-regulated kinase 2 yields MLSKKPCAAVYPTGKGGEICQLQSSPGIGVGGPRAGAATDPPSPVTLPPLRNIKSLTVGGNKHTMSDHMHVGNHQQIHVQQLFEENSNKRTVLTAQPNGLTSVGRAGLPLPDRQQPDVTTTTAQCRQGSSASLKSTDSKPQPATLTPEQAMKQFMPKLTAFEHHEIFSYPEVYFAGPNAKKRPGVIGGSNNGGYDDDQGSYIQVPHDHVSYRYEVLKVIGKGSFGQVVKAYDHKAHCHVALKMVRNEKRFHRQAAEEIRILEHLRKQDKDSTMNVIHMLENFTFRNHICMTFELLSMNLYELIKKNKFQGFSLPLVRKFAHSILQCLDSLHKNRIIHCDLKPENILLKQQGRSGIKVIDFGSSCYEHQRVYTYIQSRFYRAPEVILGSRYGMPIDMWSLGCILAELLTGYPLLPGEDEGDQLACVIELLGMPSQKLLDSSKRAKNFVSSKGYPRYCAVTTLPDGSVVLNGGRSRRGKLRGPPGSKEWVTALKGCDDPLFLDFIKQCLEWDPAVRMSPSQALRHPWLRRRLPKPPTGDKTAVKRITDGGSGAITSISKLPPTSGSASKIRTNLAHMTDANGNIQQRTVLPKLVS; encoded by the coding sequence GTTGGAGGCAATAAGCACACCATGAGTGACCACATGCACGTGGGGAACCACCAACAGATCCACGTTCAACAGCTGTTTGAGGAGAACAGCAACAAACGGACAGTGTTGACTGCACAGCCCAATGGGTTGACCTCTGTGGGCCGGGCAGGTCTACCGCTGCCTGACCGACAGCAGCCCGACGTCACCACTACCACGGCCCAGTGTCGGCAGGGCAGCTCAGCCTCCCTCAAGTCCACCGACAGCAAGCCCCAGCCGGCCACCCTGACCCCGGAGCAGGCCATGAAGCAGTTCATGCCCAAGCTTACGGCCTTCGAGCACCATGAGATCTTCAGTTACCCAGAGGTTTATTTCGCTGGACCCAACGCCAAGAAGAGGCCGGGGGTGATCGGGGGGTCCAACAACGGAGGCTACGACGACGATCAGGGCTCCTACATCCAGGTGCCCCACGACCACGTCTCCTACCGCTACGAGGTCCTCAAGGTGATTGGCAAGGGCAGTTTCGGTCAGGTGGTGAAGGCCTACGACCACAAGGCCCACTGCCACGTGGCGCTGAAGATGGTGAGGAATGAGAAGAGGTTCCACCGCCAGGCGGCCGAGGAGATCCGGATCCTGGAGCACCTGAGGAAGCAGGACAAAGACTCCACCATGAACGTGATCCACATGCTGGAGAACTTCACATTCCGTAACCACATCTGCATGACCTTTGAACTCCTCAGCATGAACCTCTACGAGCTCATCAAGAAGAACAAGTTCCAGGGCTTCAGCTTGCCGCTCGTCAGGAAGTTCGCCCACTCTATCCTGCAGTGTCTAGACTCGCTGCACAAGAACCGTATCATCCACTGTGACCTGAAGCCAGAGAACATTCTCCTGAAGCAGCAGGGACGCAGTGGGATCAAGGTCATCGACTTCGGCTCCAGCTGCTACGAGCACCAGCGGGTTTACACCTACATCCAGTCTCGTTTTTACAGAGCTCCCGAGGTCATCCTGGGGTCGCGCTATGGGATGCCTATTGACATGTGGAGCCTGGGCTGCATCTTAGCGGAGTTGCTCACTGGGTACCCTCTCCTGCCGGGCGAAGATGAAGGGGACCAACTGGCATGTGTCATCGAGCTGCTGGGCATGCCCTCGCAGAAACTGCTGGACTCTTCCAAGAGAGCCAAGAACTTTGTGAGCTCCAAGGGTTACCCCCGGTACTGCGCGGTGACGACCCTGCCGGACGGCTCGGTGGTGCTGAACGGGGGGCGCTCCCGCCGGGGCAAACTGAGGGGACCCCCGGGGAGCAAGGAGTGGGTGACGGCCTTGAAGGGCTGCGACGACCCCCTGTTCCTGGACTTCATCAAGCAGTGTCTGGAGTGGGACCCTGCCGTGCGCATGTCCCCCAGCCAGGCCCTCAGACACCCCTGGCTCAGGAGGCGCTTGCCCAAACCTCCCACGGGGGACAAAACAGCGGTGAAGCGTATCACCGACGGGGGCTCTGGCGCTATCACGTCGATCTCCAAATTACCTCCCACCTCGGGCTCCGCCTCCAAGATAAGGACTAACCTGGCGCACATGACGGACGCCAACGGGAACATCCAACAGAGGACAGTGTTGCCAAAACTAGTCAGTTGA